The sequence CTTTTCGCTTTGTCTTTAAAAAAGGAGTTAATATGTCGGAACATATTTGCCAAAGCTGCGGAATGCCGATGGACAGTGAAGATTTCGGAACGGATGCGGACGGCGCTAAAAACAAAGAATACTGTCACTATTGTTTTAAAAAAGGAAAATTTACCGAAGATGTTTCGCTGGAAGCTTTCATAGAA is a genomic window of Endomicrobium proavitum containing:
- a CDS encoding zinc ribbon domain-containing protein, which codes for MSEHICQSCGMPMDSEDFGTDADGAKNKEYCHYCFKKGKFTEDVSLEAFIEQSLPFFLKEAKTTEEEARKQLQQFFPMLRRWKKKI